One genomic window of Panulirus ornatus isolate Po-2019 chromosome 14, ASM3632096v1, whole genome shotgun sequence includes the following:
- the LOC139753215 gene encoding sn-1-specific diacylglycerol lipase ABHD11-like, producing the protein MVSILGKAERPIILVDVNETSVCKHYIKKIAMTIFKASSRINEFYQYYTKLKTIHQSIRRISTSLKWAAPISMAYSSFQSTRPEHINNLQPIVIMHGLMGSKTNWKSMGKAINAKTGRDVYTVDARNHGDSPHTPEHNYPLLAEDLLYFLQEHNISRAILMGHSMGGRAVMAAALMEPTVVEKLMVLDISPLGVSKSISALPRFMEIMLRLNVPADLNIQEARKYVDDLLKPAIVEKEIRDFILTNLIYTGEEYKWRLNIESLSRNFNPHMSAFPLCYNNKFFEGETAFVGGALSDYLRHTNEDEIQEIFPQATFHFIEGAGHWLHADKPREFLDLVLPLLDT; encoded by the exons ATGGTCTCCATCCTAGGAAAAGCAGAAAGGCCTATAATTTTAGTGGATGTAAACGAGACCTCAGTTTGTAAACATTACATAAAAAAGATAGCCATGACTATCTTCAAAGCCAGTTCGAGGATAAATGAGTTTTATCAGTATTATACGAAGCTAAAAACGATTCATCAAAGTATTAGACGTATATCAACGAGTTTGAAatg GGCTGCCCCAATTAGTATGGCATACTCGTCATTTCAGTCAACCAGACCTGAGCATATTAACAACCTGCAGCCAATTGTTATTATGCATGGTTTGATGGGCTCAAAAACAAACTGGAAATCCATGGGGAAGGCCATTAATGCAAAGACAGGGAGAGAT GTTTACACTGTGGATGCACGTAATCATGGTGACAGTCCCCACACACCAGAGCATAATTATCCCTTGCTGGCTGAAGATTTGTTATACTTTCTTCAGGAGCACAATATTTCTAGAGCAATATTAATGGGCCATAGCATGGGAGGTCGTGCAGTTATGGCTGCGGCACTGATGGAG CCAACTGTTGTGGAAAAATTGATGGTATTGGATATATCCCCACTTGGAGTTTCGAAGAGCATATCCGCTTTGCCTCGTTTTATGGAAATCATGTTGAGGCTAAATGTTCCTGCTGATCTAAATATTCAGGAAGCGCGAAAATATGTGGATGATTTGTTAAAGCCCGCTATAGTG GAAAAAGAAATTCGTGACTTTATACTCACCAACCTGATTTATACTGGAGAAGAATATAAGTGGAGATTGAATATTGAATCTCTTTCACGGAATTTCAATCCTCATATGTCTGCTTTCCCTCTTTGTTATAATAATAAATTTTTTGAGGGAGAAACGGCATTTGTTGGGGGTGCATTATCAGATTACTTAAG GCATACTAATGAAGATGAAATCCAGGAGATTTTTCCACAAGCAACATTCCACTTCATAGAAGGGGCAGGACACTGGTTACATGCTGATAAACCAAGAGAATTTTTAGACTTAGTTCTTCCACTTCTTGATACATAA